A single region of the Paraburkholderia sp. SOS3 genome encodes:
- a CDS encoding DUF447 domain-containing protein — MIHETIITTAARDGTVHVAPMGVRFEHGLAILAPFRPSATLDNIVASQSAVVNFTTDVRIFAGCVTGTQREWPTVSASQVPSVRLAQSLAHTELTLAETLDDAQRPTLKMRCVHAETHAPFGGFNRAQAAVVEGAILVSRLFMLPADKVDREIAYLQIAIDKTAGPDEQTAWSWILAAIERYRASAASKTGGSPDHAPHAMHEAR; from the coding sequence ATGATTCACGAAACGATCATCACGACCGCGGCACGCGACGGCACCGTACACGTTGCGCCGATGGGCGTGCGCTTTGAACACGGCCTCGCGATCCTCGCACCGTTTCGGCCTTCGGCCACGCTCGACAATATCGTCGCCAGCCAATCTGCAGTGGTCAATTTCACGACCGACGTCAGGATCTTTGCAGGCTGCGTTACCGGCACGCAACGCGAATGGCCGACCGTGAGCGCGAGTCAGGTGCCATCCGTACGACTGGCACAGTCGCTCGCCCATACCGAACTGACACTTGCCGAGACACTCGACGATGCGCAGCGGCCGACGCTGAAAATGCGCTGCGTGCACGCGGAAACGCATGCGCCGTTCGGCGGTTTCAATCGCGCGCAGGCGGCGGTGGTGGAAGGCGCGATTCTTGTAAGCCGTCTGTTCATGCTGCCGGCCGACAAGGTCGATCGCGAGATCGCCTATCTGCAGATTGCGATCGACAAGACCGCCGGGCCGGACGAGCAGACCGCATGGTCCTGGATTCTCGCGGCTATCGAGCGCTATCGAGCGAGCGCCGCATCGAAAACCGGCGGTTCGCCCGATCATGCACCGCACGCCATGCACGAAGCGCGCTGA
- the pqqA gene encoding pyrroloquinoline quinone precursor peptide PqqA has translation MQWTTPSYTDMRFGFEVTMYIATR, from the coding sequence ATGCAGTGGACAACCCCAAGCTACACGGACATGCGTTTTGGCTTCGAAGTCACGATGTACATCGCGACCCGCTAA
- a CDS encoding form I ribulose bisphosphate carboxylase large subunit → MNDFSEAAIAPADTPARRSRYDAGVLKYREMGYWQPDYEPKETDVIALFRITPQLGVEPEEAAAAVAGESSTATWTVVWTDRLTACDMYRAKAYRVEPVPASGLGNSEPQYFAYIAYELDLFEEGSVANLTASIIGNVFGFKPLKALRLEDMRIPVAYLKTFHGPATGIVVERERLDKYGRPLLGATVKPKLGLSGKNYGRVVYEGLKGGLDFLKDDENINSQAFMHWRDRYLFSMEAVNRAQAETGEVKGHYLNVTAATMEDMYERAEFAKELGSCIVMIDLVIGWTAIQSMARWARRNDMILHLHRAGHGTYTRQRNHGISFRVIAKWLRMAGVDHAHAGTAVGKLEGDPLSVQGYYNVLREAHNPVDLSRGIFFDQPWAGLRKVMPVASGGIHAGQMHQLLDLFGDDAILQFGGGTIGHPAGIQAGATANRVALEAMVKARNEGRDIANEGPELLDAAARHCLPLKQALDTWRDVTFNYASTDTPDFAVTPSVA, encoded by the coding sequence ATGAACGATTTCAGCGAGGCAGCGATTGCGCCTGCCGATACGCCGGCGCGGCGCTCGCGTTACGACGCAGGCGTGCTCAAGTATCGCGAGATGGGCTACTGGCAGCCCGATTACGAGCCGAAAGAGACGGACGTGATCGCCCTGTTCCGCATTACGCCGCAACTGGGCGTCGAGCCCGAGGAAGCGGCTGCGGCAGTGGCCGGCGAGTCGTCGACGGCGACGTGGACCGTGGTGTGGACCGATCGTCTTACCGCGTGCGACATGTACCGCGCCAAGGCGTATCGCGTCGAACCGGTGCCGGCCTCGGGCCTCGGCAACAGCGAGCCGCAATATTTTGCCTATATCGCTTACGAGCTGGACCTATTCGAGGAGGGTTCGGTCGCTAATCTGACTGCATCGATCATCGGCAATGTATTCGGCTTCAAGCCTTTGAAAGCGTTGCGGCTTGAAGATATGCGCATTCCGGTCGCGTATCTGAAAACTTTTCATGGTCCCGCCACCGGCATCGTCGTCGAGCGCGAGCGGCTCGACAAATACGGGCGCCCCCTGCTTGGCGCAACCGTGAAGCCCAAGCTTGGCCTGTCCGGCAAAAACTACGGACGTGTCGTTTACGAAGGGCTTAAAGGCGGACTCGATTTCCTCAAGGATGACGAAAACATCAACTCGCAAGCGTTTATGCATTGGCGCGACCGGTATCTGTTCTCGATGGAAGCGGTCAACCGCGCGCAAGCGGAAACGGGCGAAGTGAAAGGTCATTACCTGAACGTAACGGCCGCGACGATGGAAGACATGTACGAGCGCGCGGAATTCGCTAAAGAACTCGGGTCGTGCATCGTGATGATCGATCTCGTGATCGGCTGGACCGCGATTCAGTCGATGGCGCGGTGGGCGCGCAGAAACGACATGATTCTGCATTTGCATCGCGCGGGGCACGGCACTTACACGCGTCAGCGCAATCACGGCATTTCGTTTCGCGTGATCGCCAAGTGGCTGCGGATGGCGGGCGTCGATCACGCGCATGCGGGCACCGCGGTCGGTAAGCTCGAAGGCGACCCGTTGTCGGTGCAGGGCTACTACAACGTGCTGCGCGAGGCACATAACCCGGTCGACCTGTCGCGCGGGATTTTCTTCGATCAGCCGTGGGCAGGCTTGCGCAAAGTGATGCCCGTCGCGTCGGGCGGCATACACGCGGGCCAGATGCATCAGTTGCTCGACCTCTTTGGCGACGATGCGATCCTGCAGTTCGGCGGCGGCACGATCGGGCATCCGGCCGGCATCCAGGCCGGCGCTACCGCAAATCGCGTCGCGCTGGAAGCGATGGTCAAGGCGCGCAACGAAGGGCGCGATATCGCGAACGAAGGGCCGGAGTTGCTCGACGCGGCCGCGCGCCACTGCCTGCCGCTCAAGCAGGCGCTCGATACGTGGCGCGATGTGACGTTTAACTATGCATCGACTGACACGCCGGACTTTGCGGTGACGCCAAGCGTCGCCTGA
- a CDS encoding ribulose bisphosphate carboxylase small subunit: MRITQGTFSFLPDLTDDEIRLQIDYALAQGWACSVEYTDNPHPRNTYWEMWGLPMFDLRDAAGVMQEVSACRDAHPQHYIKVNAFDSVRGFETMRLSFIVNRPDDEATYSLERQENEGRVQRYALRRRAGDAQSEAQRESRQSTQADAARGW; the protein is encoded by the coding sequence ATGCGTATCACGCAAGGGACGTTTTCTTTTTTACCCGATCTGACCGACGATGAAATCCGCCTGCAAATCGACTATGCGCTGGCTCAAGGCTGGGCGTGTTCGGTCGAATACACCGATAACCCGCATCCGCGCAACACATACTGGGAGATGTGGGGGCTGCCGATGTTCGATCTGCGCGATGCGGCGGGTGTCATGCAGGAAGTGAGCGCGTGCCGCGACGCGCATCCGCAGCACTACATCAAGGTCAATGCGTTCGATTCGGTGCGTGGCTTCGAAACGATGCGGCTGTCCTTTATCGTGAACCGGCCCGACGACGAAGCGACGTACTCGCTCGAGCGCCAGGAAAACGAGGGACGTGTGCAGCGATATGCATTGAGGCGTCGCGCCGGCGATGCGCAAAGCGAGGCGCAAAGAGAATCGCGCCAAAGCACGCAGGCCGACGCCGCGCGAGGCTGGTGA